A DNA window from Streptomyces canus contains the following coding sequences:
- the macS gene encoding MacS family sensor histidine kinase, translating to MVKQVRVMRMSVEQPLWRALTGYRVLTMLYAVGLFATAYDEFDRPGIAIAYYVVLCVWTFATLPRVQNAAACTKRFLAVDLAIAVTGIVLTPLVVNDHHIDSGGPTLPSIWTAGSVLAFAIKGGWRWAALASTPVAAANLFERGHPARDTVHNVILVWVASIAIGYVVEVARASERTLARALEIEAATRERERLARDIHDSVLQVLAMVQRRGAVMGGEAAELGRMAGEQEVALRTLVSGGLTSVSRVSRDAAQGAVVHVIDDGPDDRPDDGPLDLRALLAPYASAKVSLVEPGAPVPLPPPAARELAAAVGAALDNVHRHAGEHARAWILVEDEPDEVIVTVRDDGPGIPEGRLAQAEGEGRLGVALSIRGRLRDLGGSAELISPPGQGTEVELKVPKVSRGKAGQR from the coding sequence GCTGTACGCGGTCGGGCTCTTCGCCACCGCGTACGACGAGTTCGACCGGCCCGGCATCGCCATCGCCTACTACGTCGTCCTGTGCGTGTGGACGTTCGCCACGCTGCCCCGCGTCCAGAACGCGGCCGCCTGCACCAAGCGCTTCCTCGCCGTCGACCTCGCGATCGCGGTCACCGGGATCGTGCTGACCCCACTGGTCGTCAACGACCACCACATCGACAGCGGCGGCCCCACCCTGCCGTCGATATGGACGGCAGGTTCCGTCCTCGCGTTCGCCATCAAGGGCGGCTGGCGCTGGGCCGCGCTCGCCTCCACGCCGGTCGCCGCCGCCAATCTGTTCGAGCGCGGGCACCCGGCCCGCGACACCGTCCACAACGTGATCCTCGTCTGGGTCGCCTCCATCGCCATCGGCTACGTCGTCGAGGTCGCCCGCGCCTCCGAGCGCACCCTCGCCCGCGCCCTGGAGATCGAGGCGGCGACCCGGGAGCGGGAGCGGCTGGCCCGCGACATCCACGACAGCGTCCTCCAGGTGCTCGCCATGGTGCAGCGCCGGGGCGCGGTCATGGGCGGCGAGGCGGCCGAGCTGGGCCGGATGGCCGGCGAGCAGGAGGTGGCGCTGCGCACCCTGGTCTCCGGCGGCCTGACCTCGGTCTCCCGGGTCTCGCGGGACGCGGCCCAAGGGGCGGTCGTCCACGTCATCGACGACGGGCCGGACGACCGGCCGGACGATGGGCCGCTCGACCTGCGCGCACTGCTCGCCCCGTACGCCTCGGCGAAGGTCTCCCTCGTCGAGCCCGGCGCCCCCGTCCCGCTGCCCCCGCCCGCCGCGCGCGAGCTGGCCGCGGCCGTCGGGGCAGCACTGGACAACGTCCACCGGCATGCCGGTGAGCACGCGCGTGCGTGGATCCTCGTCGAGGACGAGCCCGACGAGGTGATCGTGACCGTACGGGACGACGGACCCGGCATCCCCGAGGGGCGGCTCGCCCAGGCCGAGGGCGAAGGGCGGCTCGGGGTGGCCCTGTCGATCCGGGGCCGACTGCGCGACCTCGGCGGGAGCGCCGAGCTGATCTCGCCTCCGGGACAGGGCACGGAGGTCGAACTGAAGGTACCGAAGGTCTCACGGGGGAAGGCAGGACAGCGATGA
- a CDS encoding response regulator, whose protein sequence is MNDKGPIKVMVVDDHPMWRDAVARDLAESGLDVVATAGDGDQAVRRAKAADPDVLVLDLNLPVKPGVQVCKELVGHNPALRVLVLSASGEHADVLEAVKSGATGYLLKSASTEELLDAVRRTAVGDPVFTPGLAGLVLGEYRRLATDPAPTTDPDRPRAPQLTERETEVLRLVAKGLSYKQVAERLVISHRTVQNHVQNTLGKLQLHNRVELVRYAIERGLDDE, encoded by the coding sequence ATGAACGACAAGGGTCCGATCAAGGTCATGGTGGTCGACGACCACCCCATGTGGCGCGACGCGGTCGCCCGGGACCTGGCCGAGTCCGGCTTGGACGTGGTCGCGACGGCGGGCGACGGCGACCAGGCCGTACGCAGGGCCAAGGCGGCGGACCCCGACGTGCTGGTGCTCGACCTGAACCTGCCGGTGAAGCCCGGCGTCCAGGTCTGCAAGGAGCTCGTCGGGCACAACCCGGCACTGCGTGTCCTCGTGCTGTCCGCGAGCGGCGAGCACGCCGACGTACTGGAGGCCGTGAAGTCGGGCGCGACCGGGTATCTGCTGAAGTCGGCGTCGACCGAGGAACTCCTGGACGCGGTCCGCCGCACGGCCGTCGGAGACCCCGTCTTCACGCCCGGCCTCGCGGGGCTGGTCCTCGGTGAGTACCGCCGCCTCGCCACCGATCCCGCGCCCACCACCGACCCCGACCGGCCCAGGGCCCCGCAGCTCACCGAGCGCGAGACCGAGGTGCTGAGGCTGGTCGCCAAGGGCCTGAGCTACAAGCAGGTCGCCGAACGTCTGGTGATCTCCCACCGCACGGTCCAGAACCACGTCCAGAACACTCTCGGCAAGCTGCAACTCCACAACAGGGTCGAGCTCGTCCGGTACGCCATCGAACGAGGCCTCGACGACGAGTGA
- a CDS encoding trp operon leader peptide, translated as MYAHSTQNWWWTAHPAAH; from the coding sequence ATGTACGCGCACTCGACCCAGAACTGGTGGTGGACCGCTCATCCGGCGGCCCACTGA
- a CDS encoding 6-phosphofructokinase: MRVGVLTGGGDCPGLNAVIRAIVRKGVQEYGYDFTGFRDGWRGPLEDATVRLDIPAVRGILPRGGTILGSSRTNPLKQEDGIRRIQENLAAREIEALIAIGGEDTLGVAAQLSDRHGVPCVGVPKTIDNDLSATDYTFGFDTAVGIATEAIDRLHTTAESHMRVLVCEVMGRHAGWIALHSGLAGGANVILIPEQRFDVDQVCAWITSRFKASYAPIVVVAEGAMPKDGDVVLKDESLDSFGHVRLSGVGEWLAKQIEKRTGKEARTTVLGHIQRGGTPSAFDRWLATRFGLHAIDAVREGDFGKMVALRGTDIVRVPIAEATAKLKTVDPKLYEEVGVFFG; encoded by the coding sequence ATGCGCGTCGGAGTACTGACCGGAGGCGGCGACTGCCCCGGCCTCAACGCCGTCATCCGGGCCATCGTCCGCAAGGGCGTTCAGGAGTACGGCTATGACTTCACCGGCTTCCGGGACGGCTGGCGGGGTCCACTGGAGGACGCCACCGTGCGTCTCGACATCCCGGCCGTGCGCGGCATCCTGCCCCGCGGCGGCACCATCCTCGGCTCCTCCCGCACGAATCCGCTGAAGCAGGAGGACGGCATCCGCCGGATCCAGGAGAACCTGGCCGCGCGGGAGATCGAAGCGCTCATCGCCATCGGTGGCGAGGACACCCTGGGCGTGGCCGCGCAACTGTCCGACCGGCACGGCGTGCCCTGCGTCGGCGTACCGAAGACCATCGACAACGACCTCTCCGCCACCGACTACACCTTCGGCTTCGACACCGCGGTCGGCATCGCCACGGAGGCCATCGACCGGCTGCACACCACCGCCGAGTCCCATATGCGCGTACTGGTCTGCGAGGTGATGGGCCGCCACGCCGGCTGGATCGCCCTGCACTCCGGCCTCGCGGGCGGCGCCAACGTCATCCTCATCCCCGAGCAGCGCTTCGACGTCGACCAGGTGTGCGCCTGGATCACCTCGCGCTTCAAGGCGTCGTACGCCCCGATCGTGGTCGTCGCCGAGGGTGCCATGCCGAAGGACGGCGACGTGGTCCTCAAGGACGAGTCGCTCGACTCCTTCGGACATGTGCGGCTGTCCGGCGTCGGCGAGTGGCTGGCCAAGCAGATAGAGAAGCGCACCGGCAAGGAGGCCCGCACGACGGTCCTCGGGCACATCCAGCGCGGCGGCACCCCCAGCGCCTTCGACCGCTGGCTCGCCACCCGCTTCGGCCTGCACGCCATCGACGCCGTCCGCGAGGGCGACTTCGGCAAGATGGTCGCCCTGCGCGGGACGGACATCGTGCGCGTGCCGATCGCGGAGGCGACGGCGAAGCTGAAGACGGTGGATCCGAAGCTGTACGAGGAGGTGGGGGTCTTCTTCGGCTGA
- a CDS encoding anthranilate synthase family protein yields MDLNQLLHDDRPFALLRRRTPGHDENTVELLVGSVSTYDRLADLPDEGLALVPFRQIRERGFDVRDDGTPLAVLTPEQTHALSLTEALAQLPAHDVRVENGGFDVADEEYAEIVGRVLHEEIGRGEGANFVIRRTYEGGIPGFSRADALALFRRLLEGERGAYWTFVVHTGERTLVGASPEVHVRMSGGTVVMNPISGTYRYPAEGPTPEHLLDFLADGKEIEELSMVVDEELKMMCTVGDMGGVVIGPRLKEMSHLAHTEYELRGKSSLDVREVLKETMFAATVTGSPVQNACRVIERHEVGGRGYYAGALALLGRDSGGAQTLDSPILIRTADISTDGRLKVPVGATLVRGSDPVSEVAETHAKAAGVLAALGVRPSRPRAEHPRVSLADDPRVRAALDGRRTNLAPFWLRMQERSYGLEGHALVVDGEDTFTSMLAHVLRSGGLDVTVRRYDEPGLRDAVLAHEGPVVLGPGPGDPSDLDDPKMRFLRDLTALVVRGHRHGVLGVCLGHELIAAELGLEIVRKEVPYQGAQTAIDLFGRPETVGFYNSFVARCDDEVAEELAAHGIEVSRAGNTEVHALRGPGFAGVQFHPESVLTLNGAAVVRELVGQLRGTSTSGGACPRTPLRP; encoded by the coding sequence ATGGACCTGAACCAGCTCCTGCACGACGACCGCCCTTTCGCCCTGCTCCGCCGCCGCACCCCGGGCCACGACGAGAACACCGTCGAACTGCTCGTCGGCTCGGTCAGCACCTACGACCGTCTCGCCGACCTCCCCGACGAGGGCCTGGCGCTCGTACCCTTCCGTCAGATCCGCGAGCGCGGCTTCGACGTGCGGGACGACGGGACGCCGCTCGCGGTGCTGACGCCCGAGCAGACCCACGCCCTCTCTCTCACGGAGGCCCTCGCGCAGCTTCCCGCCCACGACGTCCGTGTCGAGAACGGCGGCTTCGACGTGGCCGACGAGGAGTACGCCGAGATCGTCGGACGGGTGCTGCACGAGGAGATCGGGCGCGGCGAGGGTGCCAACTTCGTGATCCGGCGAACCTACGAGGGCGGGATCCCGGGGTTCTCCCGCGCGGACGCGCTCGCCCTGTTCCGGCGGCTCCTGGAGGGCGAGCGGGGCGCGTACTGGACCTTCGTCGTGCACACCGGCGAGCGGACCCTGGTCGGCGCGAGCCCGGAGGTGCACGTCCGGATGTCCGGCGGGACCGTCGTCATGAACCCGATCAGCGGGACGTACCGCTATCCCGCCGAGGGCCCCACCCCCGAGCACCTGCTCGACTTCCTCGCCGACGGCAAGGAGATCGAGGAGCTGTCGATGGTCGTCGACGAGGAGCTCAAGATGATGTGCACCGTCGGTGACATGGGAGGGGTCGTCATCGGGCCCCGGTTGAAGGAGATGTCCCACCTCGCGCACACCGAGTACGAACTGCGCGGGAAGTCCTCGCTGGACGTGCGGGAGGTCCTGAAGGAGACCATGTTCGCGGCCACCGTCACCGGTTCGCCCGTGCAGAACGCCTGCCGGGTCATCGAGCGGCACGAGGTCGGCGGGCGCGGGTACTACGCCGGCGCGCTGGCGCTGCTCGGCCGGGACTCCGGCGGGGCGCAGACCCTCGACTCCCCCATCCTCATCCGCACCGCGGACATCTCCACCGACGGCCGCCTCAAGGTCCCCGTCGGCGCGACCCTCGTGCGCGGCTCGGACCCGGTGAGCGAGGTCGCGGAGACCCACGCCAAGGCGGCGGGGGTACTGGCGGCTCTCGGCGTACGACCGTCCCGGCCCCGTGCGGAGCACCCGCGCGTGAGTCTCGCCGACGACCCACGTGTGCGTGCCGCGCTCGACGGGCGGCGCACGAACCTCGCCCCCTTCTGGCTGCGGATGCAGGAGCGGTCGTACGGGCTCGAAGGGCACGCCCTCGTGGTCGACGGCGAGGACACCTTCACCTCGATGCTGGCGCATGTGCTGCGCTCGGGCGGACTGGACGTGACCGTGCGGCGCTACGACGAACCGGGCCTGAGGGACGCCGTGCTCGCGCACGAGGGGCCCGTCGTCCTCGGCCCCGGTCCCGGCGATCCGTCCGACCTGGACGACCCCAAGATGCGGTTCCTGCGTGACCTGACCGCGCTCGTCGTCCGCGGCCACCGGCACGGCGTCCTCGGCGTCTGCCTGGGCCACGAGCTGATCGCGGCCGAGCTGGGCCTGGAGATCGTACGGAAGGAGGTGCCGTACCAGGGGGCGCAGACGGCCATCGACCTGTTCGGGCGGCCGGAGACGGTCGGCTTCTACAACAGCTTCGTGGCGCGCTGCGACGACGAGGTGGCCGAGGAGCTGGCCGCGCACGGGATCGAGGTCAGCCGGGCCGGCAACACCGAGGTCCATGCCCTGCGCGGACCCGGGTTCGCGGGGGTGCAGTTCCATCCCGAGTCGGTGCTGACACTGAACGGCGCCGCCGTCGTTCGGGAGCTGGTGGGTCAGCTGCGGGGCACCAGCACGTCCGGGGGCGCCTGCCCCCGGACCCCGCTTCGGCCCTGA